The following are encoded together in the Vigna angularis cultivar LongXiaoDou No.4 chromosome 9, ASM1680809v1, whole genome shotgun sequence genome:
- the LOC108347006 gene encoding 40S ribosomal protein S17-2, whose translation MGRVRTKTVKKSSRQVIERYYSRMTLDFHTNKKLLEEVAIIPSKRLRNKIAGFSTHLMKRIQKGPVRGISLKLQEEERERRMDFVPDISAINTDHIEVDKETMEMLHSLGINDVSGIVQVDPVPVQPTFAFNRRY comes from the coding sequence atgGGGCGCGTGAGAACGAAGACGGTGAAGAAATCTTCACGGCAAGTGATCGAGCGTTACTACTCTCGGATGACGCTGGACTTTCACACGAACAAGAAGCTTCTAGAAGAGGTGGCGATCATCCCCTCCAAGAGGCTTCGGAACAAGATCGCAGGTTTCTCCACCCATCTCATGAAGCGCATCCAGAAAGGTCCTGTTCGCGGCATCTCGCTCAAGCTGCAAGAGGAGGAGCGCGAGCGCCGCATGGACTTCGTCCCCGACATCTCCGCCATCAACACCGACCACATCGAGGTCGATAAGGAAACCATGGAAATGCTCCACTCCCTCGGTATCAACGACGTCTCCGGCATCGTCCAGGTCGACCCTGTCCCTGTCCAACCCACCTTCGCCTTCAACAGGAGGTACTGA
- the LOC108347144 gene encoding non-specific phospholipase C4, with protein sequence MSYPIKTIVVLVQENRSFDHMLGWMKSLNPEIDGVTGSESNPISTSEPGSNRVYFSDQSDFVEPDPGHTMEDVYEQVFGEPWSESSTTKKVSPTMDGFAQNSVKQKKGSTAETVMNGYKPDLLPVYRELVKEFAVCDRWFASVPGPTQPNRLYVHSATSYGLTTQDTQKLIGGLPQKTIFDSLDENGFSFGIYYQYPPSTLFYRNLRKVKYIDNFHLFDPKFKKHCEEGKLPNYVVIEQRYFDLLSLPANDDHPSHDVAEGQRFVKEVYEILRRSPQWNEILFVITYDEHGGFYDHVPTPVDGVPNPDDIAGPPPFNFQFDRLGVRVPTIIVSPWIQAGKVLHEPSGPFPTSQYEHSSIPATVKKMFNLPRFLTKRDAWAGTFENLLSLTAPRTDCPVELPDPMKLREGGGEEDAGLSEFQEELIYLTATLNGDHNKSTYPKLTQNLTVSEAVKYCESAFQTFLNECEKAKESRIDGSEIVHCAKPHTAPQSKTFLHKMLSCILCKD encoded by the exons ATGTCTTACCCCATCAAAACGATCGTCGTTTTGGTTCAAGAAAACCGTTCATTTGACCACATGTTGGGTTGGATGAAGTCCCTCAACCCGGAAATCGACGGGGTCACCGGTTCGGAGTCAAACCCAATTTCCACCTCGGAGCCAGGCTCGAACCGGGTTTATTTTTCCGACCAGTCTGATTTTGTTGAACCGGACCCGGGTCACACGATGGAGGATGTGTACGAACAAGTTTTCGGTGAACCGTGGAGCGAGTCCTCGACGACGAAGAAAGTGTCGCCGACAATGGACGGGTTCGCCCAAAACTCGGTGAAGCAAAAGAAGGGGTCAACCGCGGAGACAGTGATGAACGGGTACAAACCGGATCTGTTACCGGTTTATCGAGAGTTAGTTAAGGAGTTTGCGGTGTGTGATCGGTGGTTTGCTTCGGTTCCCGGTCCGACCCAACCGAACCGGCTATACGTGCACTCTGCGACGTCGTATGGGTTGACCACTCAGGATACGCAGAAACTTATTGGAGGTTTGCCACAGAAGACTATATTTGACTCTTTGGACGAAAATGGGTTCAGTTTTGGAATATATTACCAATACCCACCATCCACACTTTTTTATAG aaaCCTTAGGAAAGTGAAATACATAGACAACTTTCATTTGTTCGATCCAAAGTTCAAGAAGCATTGTGAAGAAGGGAAATTGCCAAACTATGTGGTGATTGAGCAAAGATATTTTGACTTGCTATCACTACCTGCAAATGACGACCATCCGTCGCATGATGTTGCAGAGGGACAAAGGTTCGTGAAAGAAGTGTACGAGATACTAAGAAGAAGTCCTCAATGGAATGAAATATTGTTTGTGATAACATATGATGAACATGGAGGGTTCTATGATCATGTGCCAACGCCTGTCGATGGAGTTCCAAACCCAGATGACATTGCAGGTCCTCCACCATTCAACTTTCAGTTTGATAGACTTGGTGTTAGGGTTCCTACCATCATTGTTTCTCCATGGATTCAGGCAGGAAAAG TGTTGCATGAACCTTCTGGGCCATTCCCAACATCACAGTATGAACATTCATCAATACCAGCTACTGTGAAGAAAATGTTCAATCTTCCTCGGTTCTTGACAAAGCGTGATGCATGGGCTGGAACATTCGAAAATCTCTTATCTCTCACCGCTCCACGTACTGATTGTCCAG TGGAATTGCCGGATCCTATGAAACTACGAGAGGGTGGTGGCGAAGAAGATGCAGGATTGAGTGAGTTTCAAGAAGAACTGATATACTTGACAGCAACTTTAAATGGGGATCATAATAAGAGTACGTATCCGAAACTAACACAGAATTTAACTGTTTCAGAGGCAGTTAAATACTGTGAAAGTGCGTTTCAAACGTTCTTGAATGAGTGTGAGAAAGCAAAGGAAAGTAGAATTGATGGATCTGAAATTGTTCATTGTGCAAAGCCACACACAGCACCACAATCCAAAACTTTCTTGCACAAGATGTTGTCTTGTATATTGTGTAAAGATTGA
- the LOC108347739 gene encoding 3-hydroxyisobutyryl-CoA hydrolase 1 isoform X1, with protein sequence MASFSESDHQQILVERKSHARILTLNRPKQLNALSFYMVSRLLEVFTEDEENSDIKLVVVKGNGRSFCAGGDVAAVAREGSKGEWKSGAKFFRTEYTMNYVMATYSKPQVSILNGIVMGGGAGASVHGRFRVVTENTVFAMPETALGFFPDVGVPYFLSRLPGFFGEYVGLTGARLNGAEMLACGLATHFVPSSKLSLLEEALCKVETSDPNAVSAIIDKYSEQPFLKDDSVYYRMDVINKCFSRKSVEGIISSLVSCEVEATSKADHWISETVQTLKKASPTSLKIFLRLIREVRLLGIGPSLVLEYRIVCHILKGHYSKDFFEGCRAILLDKDRNPKWEPSKLELLSDSDVDRYFSKLDDEEWEEMELPKRLKNLPTYAIAKL encoded by the exons ATGGCTTCCTTCTCCGAAAGCGATCACCAACAG ATTCTGGTGGAGCGTAAATCACATGCGAGAATTCTGACCCTAAACAGGCCTAAGCAGTTGAATGCCCTCTCTTTTTATATG GTTTCACGTCTGCTTGAAGTTTTTACTGAGGATGAGGAAAATTCTGATATTAAATTGGTTGTCGTGAAG GGAAATGGAAGGTCTTTCTGTGCTGGTGGTGATGTGGCAGCCGTTGCTCGTGAAGGAAGTAAAG GTGAATGGAAGAGTGGTGCAAAATTTTTTCGTACTGAATATACAATGAATTACGTTATGGCAACATATAGTAAGCCCCAG GTTTCCATTCTTAATGGAATTGTCATGGGAGGTGGTGCTGGTGCTTCTGTACATGGAAGATTTCGTGTTGTTACAGAGAATACG GTCTTTGCAATGCCAGAAACAGCTTTGGGTTTTTTTCCTGATGTAGGTGTGCCATATTTCTTGTCAAGACTGCCTGGCTTTTTTG GAGAATATGTTGGTCTTACAGGTGCTAGGTTGAATGGTGCAGAAATGCTTGCTTGTGGTCTTGCAACACATTTTGTTCCTTCATCG AAATTATCTTTATTGGAAGAAGCATTATGCAAGGTAGAAACCAGTGATCCAAATGCAGTGTCTGCTATTATCGATAAGTACTCAGAGCAACCTTTCCTAAAAGACGACAGTGTTTATTACAG GATGGATGTGATCAACAAGTGCTTCTCAAGAAAATCAGTCGAGGGAATAATATCTTCTCTCGTAAGTTGT GAGGTAGAAGCTACAAGTAAGGCTGATCATTGGATTTCTGAAACTGTTCAAACCTTAAAGAAAGCATCTCCAACAAGCCTTAAAATCTTTCTTAGATTG ATTAGAGAAGTTCGGCTCCTAGGTATTGGTCCAAGCCTTGTTCTTGAATATAGAATTGTTTGTCATATTCTAAAAGGACACTACAGCAAGGATTTCTTTGAG GGTTGTAGGGCTATACTTTTAGATAAGGACAGGAACCCCAAG TGGGAACCTTCCAAATTGGAGCTTCTCAGCGATAGCGATGTCGACCGTTACTTCTCCAAACTTGATGATGAAGAATGGGAAGAAATGGAACTTCCTAAAAGGTTAAAAAATCTGCCTACATATGCTATTGCAAAGCTGTAA
- the LOC108347739 gene encoding 3-hydroxyisobutyryl-CoA hydrolase 1 isoform X2, whose amino-acid sequence MASFSESDHQQILVERKSHARILTLNRPKQLNALSFYMVSRLLEVFTEDEENSDIKLVVVKGNGRSFCAGGDVAAVAREGSKGEWKSGAKFFRTEYTMNYVMATYSKPQVSILNGIVMGGGAGASVHGRFRVVTENTVFAMPETALGFFPDVGVPYFLSRLPGFFGEYVGLTGARLNGAEMLACGLATHFVPSSKLSLLEEALCKVETSDPNAVSAIIDKYSEQPFLKDDSVYYRMDVINKCFSRKSVEGIISSLEVEATSKADHWISETVQTLKKASPTSLKIFLRLIREVRLLGIGPSLVLEYRIVCHILKGHYSKDFFEGCRAILLDKDRNPKWEPSKLELLSDSDVDRYFSKLDDEEWEEMELPKRLKNLPTYAIAKL is encoded by the exons ATGGCTTCCTTCTCCGAAAGCGATCACCAACAG ATTCTGGTGGAGCGTAAATCACATGCGAGAATTCTGACCCTAAACAGGCCTAAGCAGTTGAATGCCCTCTCTTTTTATATG GTTTCACGTCTGCTTGAAGTTTTTACTGAGGATGAGGAAAATTCTGATATTAAATTGGTTGTCGTGAAG GGAAATGGAAGGTCTTTCTGTGCTGGTGGTGATGTGGCAGCCGTTGCTCGTGAAGGAAGTAAAG GTGAATGGAAGAGTGGTGCAAAATTTTTTCGTACTGAATATACAATGAATTACGTTATGGCAACATATAGTAAGCCCCAG GTTTCCATTCTTAATGGAATTGTCATGGGAGGTGGTGCTGGTGCTTCTGTACATGGAAGATTTCGTGTTGTTACAGAGAATACG GTCTTTGCAATGCCAGAAACAGCTTTGGGTTTTTTTCCTGATGTAGGTGTGCCATATTTCTTGTCAAGACTGCCTGGCTTTTTTG GAGAATATGTTGGTCTTACAGGTGCTAGGTTGAATGGTGCAGAAATGCTTGCTTGTGGTCTTGCAACACATTTTGTTCCTTCATCG AAATTATCTTTATTGGAAGAAGCATTATGCAAGGTAGAAACCAGTGATCCAAATGCAGTGTCTGCTATTATCGATAAGTACTCAGAGCAACCTTTCCTAAAAGACGACAGTGTTTATTACAG GATGGATGTGATCAACAAGTGCTTCTCAAGAAAATCAGTCGAGGGAATAATATCTTCTCTC GAGGTAGAAGCTACAAGTAAGGCTGATCATTGGATTTCTGAAACTGTTCAAACCTTAAAGAAAGCATCTCCAACAAGCCTTAAAATCTTTCTTAGATTG ATTAGAGAAGTTCGGCTCCTAGGTATTGGTCCAAGCCTTGTTCTTGAATATAGAATTGTTTGTCATATTCTAAAAGGACACTACAGCAAGGATTTCTTTGAG GGTTGTAGGGCTATACTTTTAGATAAGGACAGGAACCCCAAG TGGGAACCTTCCAAATTGGAGCTTCTCAGCGATAGCGATGTCGACCGTTACTTCTCCAAACTTGATGATGAAGAATGGGAAGAAATGGAACTTCCTAAAAGGTTAAAAAATCTGCCTACATATGCTATTGCAAAGCTGTAA